A portion of the Mustela erminea isolate mMusErm1 chromosome 19, mMusErm1.Pri, whole genome shotgun sequence genome contains these proteins:
- the CNFN gene encoding cornifelin isoform X1, with protein sequence MQFEMHDNVKGKAMSYPVTSQPQCASSCYQTQLSDWHTGLTDCCNDMPVCLCGTFAPLCLACRISDDFGECCCAPYLPGGLHSLRTGMRERYHIQGSVGHDWAALTFCLPCALCQMARELKIRE encoded by the exons ATGCAGTTTGAGATGCACGACAACGTGAAAGGCAAAG CCATGTCCTATCCAGTGACCAGTCAGCCCCAGTGCGCCAGCAGCTGCTACCAGACCCAGCTCAGTGACTGGCATACAGGACTCACGGACTGCTGCAACGACATGCCCGTCT GTCTGTGCGGCACTTTCGCCCCCCTGTGTCTCGCCTGCCGCATCTCGGACGACTTTGGGGAGTGCTGCTGCGCGCCCTACCTGCCCGGAGGCCTGCACTCCCTGCGCACCGGCATGCGGGAGCGCTATCATATCCAG GGCTCTGTTGGGCACGACTGGGCGGCCCTCACCTTTTGTTTGCCCTGCGCCCTCTGTCAGATGGCGCGGGAATTGAAGATCCGAGAGTAA
- the CNFN gene encoding cornifelin isoform X2, translating to MSYPVTSQPQCASSCYQTQLSDWHTGLTDCCNDMPVCLCGTFAPLCLACRISDDFGECCCAPYLPGGLHSLRTGMRERYHIQGSVGHDWAALTFCLPCALCQMARELKIRE from the exons ATGTCCTATCCAGTGACCAGTCAGCCCCAGTGCGCCAGCAGCTGCTACCAGACCCAGCTCAGTGACTGGCATACAGGACTCACGGACTGCTGCAACGACATGCCCGTCT GTCTGTGCGGCACTTTCGCCCCCCTGTGTCTCGCCTGCCGCATCTCGGACGACTTTGGGGAGTGCTGCTGCGCGCCCTACCTGCCCGGAGGCCTGCACTCCCTGCGCACCGGCATGCGGGAGCGCTATCATATCCAG GGCTCTGTTGGGCACGACTGGGCGGCCCTCACCTTTTGTTTGCCCTGCGCCCTCTGTCAGATGGCGCGGGAATTGAAGATCCGAGAGTAA